Proteins encoded within one genomic window of Streptomyces kaniharaensis:
- a CDS encoding type III PLP-dependent enzyme domain-containing protein, translated as MEQTFARGGTGPGIDEAAVAALADELLDWRFKAVPADAHGRTVREWLATGPTLTGLGTPLLTLDATALDHNLRTMADWCAKAGVALAPHGKTTMAPALWQAQLAAGSHGITLANLPQIRVARAFGVQRILLANTLLDPAGLAWLAAELAADPEFAFVSWVDSTESVRLMDEALRAAGAERPVEVLVELGGPGGRTGARGVDAAAEIAAAVLRAPTLRLAGVGGYEGALAHDATDDGLATVRGYLKALAELHDRLAGTYPDDAPPIVSAGGSAYFDLVVEELADLPDTLTVLRSGAYIAHDDGFYRGVSPLVRGAGDAPFRGALHGWARVVSRPEPQLALLDAGKRDLPFDDGLPEPQRVRGGAELTGTSARITALNDQHAFLRDAGDLAPVGAVLRLGVSHPCTAFDKWTMIPVLDSADAPEPRVTGLVRTFF; from the coding sequence GTGGAGCAGACCTTCGCACGCGGCGGCACCGGGCCCGGCATCGACGAAGCCGCGGTGGCGGCCCTCGCCGACGAGCTGCTCGACTGGCGCTTCAAGGCCGTCCCGGCGGACGCCCACGGGCGTACCGTCCGCGAGTGGCTGGCCACCGGGCCCACCCTCACCGGGCTCGGCACCCCGCTGCTCACCCTCGACGCCACCGCCCTCGACCACAACCTGCGGACCATGGCCGACTGGTGCGCCAAAGCCGGCGTCGCCCTCGCCCCGCACGGCAAGACCACCATGGCGCCCGCCCTCTGGCAGGCGCAGCTGGCGGCCGGCAGCCACGGCATCACCCTCGCCAACCTGCCGCAGATCCGGGTCGCCCGCGCCTTCGGCGTCCAGCGGATCCTGCTCGCCAACACGCTGCTCGACCCGGCCGGGCTCGCATGGCTGGCCGCCGAACTCGCCGCCGACCCGGAGTTCGCCTTCGTCTCCTGGGTCGACTCCACCGAGAGCGTGCGGTTGATGGACGAGGCGCTGCGCGCCGCCGGGGCCGAGCGGCCGGTCGAGGTGCTGGTCGAACTCGGCGGACCCGGCGGGCGGACCGGAGCCCGCGGCGTCGACGCGGCCGCCGAGATCGCCGCCGCCGTGCTGCGCGCCCCGACGCTGCGCCTGGCCGGCGTCGGCGGGTACGAGGGCGCGCTCGCGCACGACGCCACCGACGACGGGCTGGCCACCGTCCGCGGCTACCTGAAGGCGCTCGCCGAGCTGCACGACCGCCTGGCCGGCACCTACCCCGACGACGCGCCGCCGATCGTCTCGGCCGGCGGCAGCGCCTACTTCGACCTGGTGGTCGAGGAGTTGGCGGACCTGCCGGACACCCTCACCGTGCTGCGCTCGGGCGCCTACATCGCGCACGACGACGGCTTCTACCGCGGTGTCTCGCCGCTCGTGCGCGGCGCCGGCGACGCCCCGTTCCGCGGCGCGCTGCACGGCTGGGCCCGGGTGGTGTCGCGGCCCGAGCCGCAACTCGCCCTGCTGGACGCCGGAAAGCGCGACCTGCCGTTCGACGACGGCCTGCCGGAGCCGCAACGCGTGCGCGGCGGCGCGGAGTTGACCGGGACGTCGGCCCGGATCACCGCGCTCAACGACCAGCACGCCTTCCTCCGGGACGCGGGCGACCTCGCGCCCGTCGGCGCCGTGCTGCGGCTCGGCGTCTCGCACCCGTGCACCGCCTTCGACAAGTGGACGATGATCCCGGTGCTGGACTCCGCGGACGCCCCCGAGCCCAGGGTCACCGGGTTGGTCAGGACGTTCTTCTGA
- a CDS encoding alpha-amylase family glycosyl hydrolase codes for MTSTRPGLDWLADAVLYQIYPQTFADSDGDGIGDFAGIAEHLDHLSWLGVDTVWLNPCFDSPFRDAGYDVTDYLAPAPRYGSTEDLVALVEAARRKGIRILLDLVAGHTSDRHPWFLAAAEDPADHRYIWSDRQVDGFVASPGSRPGWYRPNFFECQPALNFGYARGSSDEPWRQPVDAEGPRANRAALRDIMAHWLGLGLAGFRVDMAYSLVKDDPGKTETGKLWTELRDWLDRTHPQAALFAEWGDPAAAVAAGFHADFFLHFGGADRGLPLRSLWNNNAGTVEDFWHQDPCYFEAEGRGTPQVFLDAWRSAAQLTEDSGHIALPTANHDFSRLATGPRTAEQLAAAFAFQLTWPTLPAIYYGDEIGMRYVPGLPDVEGSVLGPSYNRAGSRTPMQWRPGPTAGFSSAPPERLYLPVDPDPHRPDVLTQRADPTSLLHTVRRLIALRRAHPGLGASGGVEVRHAGYPLVYTRAGRYLVAVNPRREPGSVRLEAGVAVRPLDVQGVRVADGELRADGFGYGVFELR; via the coding sequence ATGACCTCGACCCGCCCCGGCCTCGACTGGCTGGCCGACGCCGTCCTCTACCAGATCTACCCGCAGACCTTCGCCGACTCCGACGGCGACGGCATCGGGGACTTCGCGGGCATCGCCGAGCACCTGGACCACCTCTCCTGGCTCGGCGTCGACACGGTCTGGCTCAACCCCTGCTTCGACTCGCCGTTCCGTGACGCCGGGTACGACGTCACCGACTACCTCGCCCCGGCCCCGCGCTACGGCAGCACCGAGGACCTGGTGGCCCTGGTCGAGGCCGCCCGCCGCAAGGGCATCCGGATCCTGCTCGACCTGGTCGCCGGCCACACGTCGGACCGCCACCCCTGGTTCCTGGCCGCCGCCGAGGACCCGGCTGACCACCGCTACATCTGGTCCGACCGGCAGGTGGACGGCTTCGTCGCGTCGCCCGGCAGCCGCCCTGGCTGGTACCGGCCGAACTTCTTCGAGTGCCAGCCCGCCCTCAACTTCGGCTACGCGCGCGGAAGTTCCGACGAGCCGTGGCGCCAGCCGGTGGACGCCGAGGGCCCGCGCGCCAACCGGGCGGCGCTGCGCGACATCATGGCGCACTGGCTCGGCCTCGGCCTGGCCGGCTTCCGGGTGGACATGGCCTACTCGCTGGTCAAGGACGACCCGGGCAAGACCGAGACCGGCAAGCTCTGGACCGAGCTGCGCGACTGGCTCGACCGCACCCACCCGCAGGCCGCCCTGTTCGCCGAGTGGGGCGACCCGGCCGCCGCCGTCGCCGCCGGTTTCCACGCCGACTTCTTCCTCCACTTCGGCGGGGCCGACCGCGGCCTGCCGCTGCGCTCGCTGTGGAACAACAACGCCGGCACCGTCGAGGACTTCTGGCACCAGGACCCGTGCTACTTCGAGGCCGAGGGCCGCGGCACCCCGCAGGTGTTCCTGGACGCCTGGCGCTCGGCCGCCCAACTCACAGAGGACAGCGGCCACATCGCGCTGCCCACCGCCAACCACGACTTCTCCCGGCTGGCCACCGGCCCGCGGACCGCCGAGCAGCTCGCCGCCGCCTTCGCGTTCCAGCTCACCTGGCCCACCCTGCCCGCCATCTACTACGGCGACGAGATCGGCATGCGGTACGTGCCCGGTCTGCCCGACGTGGAGGGCAGCGTGCTCGGCCCTAGCTACAACCGGGCCGGCTCGCGGACCCCGATGCAGTGGCGGCCCGGCCCCACCGCTGGCTTCTCCAGCGCCCCGCCCGAGCGCCTCTACCTGCCCGTCGACCCGGACCCGCACCGGCCGGACGTGCTCACCCAGCGCGCCGACCCGACCTCGCTGCTGCACACCGTCCGACGGCTGATCGCGCTGCGCCGGGCGCACCCGGGGCTGGGCGCCTCGGGCGGGGTGGAGGTGCGGCACGCCGGGTATCCGCTGGTGTACACCCGGGCCGGGCGGTACCTGGTGGCCGTCAACCCCCGGCGCGAGCCGGGGTCGGTGCGGCTGGAGGCGGGAGTCGCGGTGCGGCCGCTGGACGTGCAGGGCGTGCGGGTGGCGGACGGGGAGCTGCGGGCGGACGGATTCGGGTACGGGGTGTTCGAGCTGCGCTGA
- a CDS encoding (2Fe-2S)-binding protein: protein MSPAPDYRRLAAVGPYFALDTAAAPGDAPPPGFRPLRELYDGGPDGPLAERVRIVAQRLGTAEPRVAASILHLGLAARFWSMGLGAAVLLGAVPSLEQAWLRIPDQGPIDLWTTPPEPATGRKLSDQLHEAVLVGQLEPLAAAVRSVVPLSGRLLLGNAASALAGTLRVLDAHAPGAARALAAEVLDRPPLAGTGTLHTGPRGTAFRRTSCCLYYRVGPGAGVCGDCCFTRPPASRRSRS from the coding sequence GTGAGCCCCGCACCCGACTACCGCCGGCTCGCCGCCGTCGGCCCGTACTTCGCGCTCGACACCGCCGCCGCGCCCGGGGACGCCCCGCCTCCGGGCTTCCGGCCCCTGCGCGAGCTGTACGACGGCGGGCCGGACGGGCCACTGGCCGAGCGGGTACGGATCGTGGCCCAGCGGCTCGGCACCGCCGAACCGCGGGTCGCGGCCTCGATCCTGCACCTCGGACTGGCCGCCCGCTTCTGGTCGATGGGCCTGGGCGCGGCCGTCCTCCTGGGTGCGGTGCCGTCGCTGGAACAGGCCTGGCTGCGCATCCCCGACCAGGGGCCGATCGACCTCTGGACGACACCGCCCGAGCCGGCCACCGGTCGGAAGCTTTCCGACCAGCTCCACGAAGCCGTTCTCGTGGGCCAGTTGGAACCCCTGGCGGCGGCCGTCCGGTCGGTCGTCCCGCTCTCCGGCCGGCTGCTCCTCGGCAACGCCGCCTCCGCCCTCGCGGGCACTCTGCGCGTCCTGGACGCGCACGCCCCGGGCGCCGCCCGCGCGCTGGCCGCCGAGGTGCTCGACCGCCCGCCGCTCGCCGGAACCGGGACCCTGCACACCGGCCCGCGCGGCACCGCGTTCCGGCGCACCAGCTGTTGCCTGTACTACCGCGTCGGCCCGGGCGCCGGCGTCTGCGGCGACTGCTGCTTCACCCGGCCACCCGCTTCACGGCGAAGCCGCTCCTGA
- a CDS encoding peptide-N4-asparagine amidase has product MAVRPLLRRAVRLLGATALTLAATLTTAGPAHADFGADYHDPYTATRPLTRPDTRSCTVEVMHDREFRNGYGSPPDTPYTATLTPPADCAGPWSAVVLDLHGEVAGRQFDRIFSVRIGGVQVLLSSTPEPSKDGIAWNVERDVTRYAPLLAAGPQPFSLDLANVTDATYTGVYRITASLTFYTTSDRWPAARTADRLLTTGPFSLTQAAPTATRDLTFPQNLERLTAEVYTRGGGACEEFAYASAPDAFVSANPSLGACGKGPFRELRLSVDGRVAGAVWPYPVIYTGGWDPLLWRPVPGIFAFDLPAYRLDLTPYVGLLLDGRPHTVGITVNASEAQSNDVWTGQMNLFADTDHGAARTTGQLTDHRVAPEAAVTTTLADHGGGSGDWTVTAARHDRARGWVQTSHGRITTEVRDDLAFRSAQQLRDGGNDVALHDATDLTRSTATSGGGPHRTTTVHEGEPLDVTYRVTRDAAGNTDQQTAMDLGYHREATAATGGHVTECTTVDHTLRPTAHRHDGDRTVRTGSSTEDYRGTGPDGPYHRTIGTVDGWPVP; this is encoded by the coding sequence TTGGCCGTCCGCCCCCTGCTCCGACGCGCCGTCCGCTTACTCGGCGCCACCGCCCTGACCCTCGCCGCCACCCTCACCACCGCCGGGCCCGCGCACGCCGACTTCGGCGCCGACTACCACGACCCGTACACCGCCACCAGGCCGCTGACCCGCCCGGACACCCGCTCCTGCACCGTCGAGGTCATGCACGACCGCGAGTTCCGCAACGGCTACGGCAGCCCGCCCGACACCCCCTACACCGCCACCCTCACCCCGCCCGCCGACTGCGCCGGTCCCTGGTCGGCGGTCGTGCTCGACCTCCACGGCGAGGTCGCCGGGCGGCAGTTCGACCGGATCTTCAGCGTCCGCATCGGCGGCGTCCAGGTGCTGCTCTCGTCCACCCCGGAGCCGTCCAAGGACGGCATCGCCTGGAACGTCGAACGGGACGTCACCCGCTACGCGCCGCTCCTCGCCGCCGGCCCGCAACCGTTCTCCCTCGACCTCGCCAACGTCACCGACGCCACCTACACCGGCGTCTACCGCATCACGGCAAGCCTCACCTTCTACACCACCTCCGACCGCTGGCCGGCCGCCCGCACTGCCGACCGGCTCCTCACCACCGGCCCGTTCTCGCTCACCCAGGCCGCCCCGACCGCCACCCGCGACCTCACCTTCCCGCAGAACCTCGAACGCCTCACCGCCGAGGTCTACACCCGCGGCGGCGGCGCCTGCGAGGAGTTCGCCTACGCCTCCGCGCCCGACGCCTTCGTCAGCGCCAACCCGAGCCTCGGGGCCTGCGGCAAGGGCCCGTTCCGCGAGCTGCGGCTCAGCGTGGACGGCCGCGTCGCCGGCGCCGTCTGGCCCTACCCGGTCATCTACACCGGCGGCTGGGACCCGCTGCTGTGGCGGCCCGTCCCCGGCATCTTCGCCTTCGACCTGCCCGCCTACCGGCTCGACCTGACCCCGTACGTCGGCCTGCTCCTCGACGGCCGCCCGCACACCGTCGGCATCACCGTCAACGCCAGCGAGGCCCAGAGCAACGACGTCTGGACCGGCCAGATGAACCTCTTCGCCGACACCGACCACGGCGCCGCCCGCACCACCGGGCAGCTCACCGACCACCGTGTCGCCCCCGAGGCGGCCGTCACCACCACCCTCGCCGACCACGGCGGCGGCAGCGGCGACTGGACGGTCACCGCCGCCCGCCACGACCGCGCCCGCGGCTGGGTGCAGACCTCGCACGGGCGCATCACCACCGAGGTCCGCGACGACCTCGCCTTCCGCTCCGCTCAGCAACTGCGCGACGGCGGCAACGACGTGGCCCTGCACGACGCCACCGACCTCACCCGCTCCACCGCCACCTCGGGCGGCGGCCCGCACCGCACCACCACCGTCCACGAGGGCGAACCGCTCGACGTCACCTACCGTGTCACCCGCGACGCGGCCGGCAACACCGACCAGCAGACCGCCATGGACCTCGGCTACCACCGCGAGGCCACCGCGGCCACCGGCGGCCACGTCACCGAGTGCACCACCGTCGACCACACGCTGCGCCCGACCGCCCACCGCCACGACGGCGACCGCACCGTCCGCACCGGCAGCAGCACCGAGGACTACCGCGGCACCGGCCCCGACGGGCCCTACCACCGCACGATCGGCACCGTCGACGGCTGGCCGGTGCCGTAG